A part of Miscanthus floridulus cultivar M001 chromosome 6, ASM1932011v1, whole genome shotgun sequence genomic DNA contains:
- the LOC136461927 gene encoding ricin B-like lectin R40G3: MEFPHHHHHHGHRRDEDEDDRRGPPPPAYGQPPPPDPYGRPPPQPAYGGGGYGNVVHVAHEAGDERPHYGSGGGGLGGAFGGGGGPEYGHEGRPHHHGGSEYGHETRPHHGGGGGGAAPVRQQTYRIYCKAGEDQYSLAARDGKVCLVRTDRDDDAQHWIKDMKYSTRVKDEEGYPAIVLVNKATGEALKHSIGQSHPVPLTRYDPDKLDESVLWTESRDVGDGFRCIRMVNNIYLNFDALHGDKDHGGVRDGTTLVLWEWCEGDNQRWKIVPW, from the exons ATGGAGTtcccgcaccaccaccaccaccacggccacCGCCGCGACGAAGACGAGGACGACCGCCGGGGCCCGCCGCCCCCGGCCTACGGCCAGCCGCCGCCACCCGACCCGTACGGCCGGCCTCCGCCCCAGCCCGCGTACGGCGGGGGCGGGTACGGCAACGTCGTCCACGTCGCGCACGAGGCCGGCGACGAGAGGCCGCACTatggtagcggcggcggcggcctcggtggcgccttcgggggcggcggcggccccgAGTACGGCCACGAGGGCCGCCCGCACCACCACGGCGGATCCGAGTACGGCCACGAGACACGCCCGCAccacgggggcgggggcgggggcgccgCGCCGGTGAGGCAGCAGACCTACAGGATCTACTGCAAGGCCGGGGAGGACCAGTACAGCCTCGCCGCCCGCGACGGCAAGGTCTGCCTCGTGCGCACTGACCGTGACGACGACGCGCAG CACTGGATCAAGGACATGAAGTACAGCACCAGGGTGAAGGATGAGGAAGGCTACCCTGCCATTGTCCTCGTCAACAAGGCCACCGGAGAGGCTCTCAAGCATTCTATTGGCCAGTCACACCCT GTTCCTCTGACCCGCTATGATCCAGACAAACTGGATGAGTCGGTCCTGTGGACAGAGAGCAGGGACGTTGGGGATGGATTCCGCTGCATTAGGATGGTCAACAACATCTACCTGAACTTTGATGCTTTACATGGAGACAAGGACCATGGTGGTGTGCGCGACGGAACGACCCTTGTGCTGTGGGAGTGGTGTGAGGGAGACAACCAGCGCTGGAAGATTGTTCCCTGGT GA